A single window of Rana temporaria chromosome 1, aRanTem1.1, whole genome shotgun sequence DNA harbors:
- the LOC120944241 gene encoding vomeronasal type-2 receptor 26-like codes for MVLHTYCRLYFLDKGSCHKCSEEEWPNDNNQCVPKLVEFLSYGNDPVPLTVSVISVLLFVKTSTIFYVFIKFRETPVVRANNQNLSFILLVSIMLSFLCVFLFLGRPGPISCMFRQTSLGIIFSVALSSILAKTIMVYMAFKATKPGSFWRKYIGVKIPNCLIVLCSFIQVLISIIWLLTACPFPQTNTHLYADKIIFQCNEGSTLAFSILLGYIGLLAAVSFFVAFLARNLPDSFNETKCITFSMLVFCSVWIAFIPAYMSVTGKNTVLVEIFAIITSSLGILGCIFIPKCYIILVRPDLNSKSKLIIQIKTWQ; via the coding sequence atggttttgcacacttACTGTAGACTTTATTTTTTAGATAAAGGTTCATGTCATAAGTGTTCAGAAGAGGAGTGGCCAAACGATAACAACCAGTGTGTGCCAAAACTTGTTGAATTTCTGTCTTATGGGAATGACCCGGTTCCTCTCACAGTCTCAGTTATTTCTGTTTTACTGTTTGTTAAAACATCcactattttttatgtttttattaaattccGAGAAACTCCAGTGGTCAGAGCTAATAATCAAAACTTGAGCTTCATTCTCCTGGTCTCCATCATGTTGAGCTTcctctgtgtgtttttgtttttgggtcGGCCTGGACCTATCAGTTGCATGTTTCGGCAGACATCCCTTGGAATCATCTTTTCAGTGGCTCTATCTTCCATTCTAGCCAAAACTATTATGGTCTACATGGCCTTCAAGGCCACCAAACCTGGGAGTTTCTGGAGAAAATATATTGGAGTAAAAATCCCCAACTGTTTGATTGTTCTGTGCTCATTTATCCAGGTTTTAATCAGCATCATTTGGTTATTGACTGCCTGTCCATTTCCGCAAACTAACACTCACCTATATGCTGATAAAATTATTTTTCAGTGTAATGAAGGATCTACTCTGGCATTTTCAATACTCCTGGGTTACATCGGACTTCTAGCAGCTGTGAGTTTCTTTGTGGCTTTCCTGGCCAGAAATTTACCAGATAGTTTCAATGAGACCAAATGCATCACCTTCAGCATGttggtgttctgcagtgtctggatcGCTTTTATCCCAGCCTATATGAGTGTTACAGGGAAGAACACTGTGCTTGTAGAGATATTTGCTATAATAACTTCTAGCTTGGGAATTTTGGGTTGCATATTTATCCCCAAATGTTATATTATCCTAGTGAGACCAGAtttaaattcaaaaagtaaatTAATAATACAAATCAAAACCTGGCAATAG